A region of the Gemmatimonadaceae bacterium genome:
ATGCGTGCGCTCGTGCTCCGAGCGCAGGAACCGGCTCGACAACATCGGTGTCAACGTCAGCGAAACGAAGCCGGACACGAGGATCGCGACGCCGATCGTCACCGCAAACTCATGAAACAGCTTGCCGATGATGCCGCCCATGAACAGGAACGGGATGAAGACGGCTGCCAACGACAACGTCATCGACAGAATCGTGAAGCCGACCTCGGCCGCTCCATCGATCGCCGCCTGCATCCTTGCCTTTCCCATCTCGAGATGCCTAACGATGTTCTCGAGCATGACGATCGCGTCATCGACCACGAAGCCGACGGCGAGCGTCAGAGCCATGAGCGAGAGGTTGTCGAGACTGTAGTTCAGCAGATACATCACCGAGAAGGTCCCGATGATCGACATCGGCAGTGCGAGGCTGGGGATCACCGTCGCCGAGATGTTCCGGAGGAACAGGAAGATGACGAGGACGACGAGCAGCAACGTCAGCTCGAGCGTGAACGTGACGTCTTTCACGGAGGCTTCGATCGTGGCCGACCGATCGTAGAGCGTCGAGACTTTGACTGACGGCGGGATCTCGGTTTGCAGTTTCGTGAGAGCTGCCTTCACGCGATTGGCGACATCGACGGTGTTGGTTCCAGGCTGTCGCTGAATCGCCAACACGATCGACCGCGCGCCATCGTACCAGCTCGCCGTCTTGTTGTTCTGCACGTCGTCGGTGATCCGTCCCAGCTCGCTCAGGTGCACAGGTGCGCCATTGCGATACGCGACGATCATGTCTTTGAACGCGAGGGCGTTGTCGAGCTGGCCCGTCGCCTGAATCGTGAGTGCCGTCTTGGGTCCCCAGAGCACGCCCGTCGGCATGTTGACGTTCTGGTTCGTCACGGCCGTGGCGACGTCCTCGAGCGCAATGCCGCGCGTCGCGAGCTGTGACGGATCCAGCTGGATCCGAACCGCGTACTTCTGCGCGCCATAGACGAGCACCTGCGCCACGCCGCCAACCATCGAGAGCCGCTGCGCGAGTGTCGTCTCACCGAACTCGTCGAGCGTGGATAACGGCACCTCGTTCGACGTCAGCGCCAAAGTAAGAATTGGCGCATCTGCGGGATTAGTCTTTTGATAAGAAGGCGGGATGATGCCCTGCGGCAATTGTCTGATAGTCTGCGCGATTGCCGCCTGCACGTCCTGCGCAGCCGCGTCGATGTTCCGATCGAGAGCGAACTGAATGACGATTTGCGATTGTCCGAGGCTCGACGTCGACGTCATGTTGTCGATGCCGGCGATCGTCGAGAATTCCTTCTCGAGCGGCGTCGCGACCGTGGCCGCCATCGTCTGCGGGCTCGTCCCCGGAAGCGTGGCGCTCACCGTGATCGTGGGGAAGTCCACGTTCGGCAGATCGCTCACCGCCAGCTGCCGGTAGGCAACGATGCCGAAGACCAGAATCGCGATCATGACGAGCGTCGTCATGACCGGGCGTTTAATGAAGACAGTCGTGAGATTCATATCACCGAAACTGTCATCCTGAGCGAACCGAGAGCCCTCCTGTCACCCTGAAGGAGCGTCAGCGACGAAGGTTCTAGTTTCCTTTACCCGGAGCCGGCTCCTATCACGAGACAGAGATCCTTCGCTCCGCTCAGGATGACATAGTTAAAGTCAATCCGCACCAACCGGCGCGAGCTCGCCCGTCGCGGCGCGCCGGCGCAGGGTTTTACCAGCCCACGCCTGCAGTTCGTCGAGATAGGTGTAGAACACCGGCGTCACGTACAGTGTCACGATCTGCGAGAACGCCAATCCACCAACAACCGCGATGCCTAACGGCCGCCGCGACGCCGCGCTCGCGCCGACGCCGATCGCGATCGGCAGCGTACCCGCGATCGCCGAGACTGTCGTCATCATGATCGGCCGGAACCGCACGCTCGCCGCCTCGACGATCGCCTTGGCCGGCGACACTCGCTCCGCGCGCTCTCGCGCAATCGCGAAATCGATCATCATGATCGCGTTCTTCTTCACGATCCCGATCAGCATCACGATCCCGACGTACCCGTACACACCGAGCTCGAGGTGCGCGACCCACAGGGCGAACAACGCGCCGAAGGCCGCGAAGGGTAGACCTGTAAGGATGGTTATCGGATGAATAAAGCTCTCGTACAGGATCCCGAGGATGATGTAGATCACGAACACCGTGATCAGGAGCAGCAGCCCCAGTCCTTTCTGTGACGCCTCGAACGCCTGCGCCTGGCCAGAGAAGCCCGTCGTGATCGTCGCCGGCAGATTCTGCCGCGCGAGGCGGTTCACGCCATCGACCGCCGCGCCGAGCGACACGTTAGGCGCCAGATTGAACGAGAGCGTCACCGACGCCATCTGCCCCGAATGGGCAACGCTCAAGGGTCCCGTCGTGTGCTCGAAGTAGGCCACGTCCGTGAGCGGTACCTGCTTGCCCCCGGCCGCCGGGACAAAGAACTGTTCCAGCGAGTGCGCGTCGAGCTGCGCGCTCGGCACCGTCTCCATCACGACCCAGTATTCGTTCGTCGGTGTATAGATCGTCGAGATCTGCTGCTGGTTGAAGGCGTTCGCCAGTGCCTGTTCGATCGCCTGCGGCGTTACACCTAACGACAGCGCCCGCGCCCGATCGATGTGCACCTTCAACAGCGGACTCCGGTTGAGGAGGTCCGATGTCACTCCGGTCAGCATCGGCTCGCGCTCGAGTAGCGTCATGAACCGCGACGCTTGCCGATACAGCTCGTCGATGTCCGGACCCCGCAAGGTGAACTGATACTGACTCTTCGCGGACCGACCGCCGATGCGGATCGCCGGGGGATTCTGCACATAAAACGCCAGTCCGGGAATGCCGGACATGCGCCGCATCAACTCGTTCACCATCATGTCCGCGCTCGGCCGCTGACCCTCGGGCTTCAATGTCAGGTTGAACTGTGCCTGATTACTGGAGCCCATCCCGCCACCGACGTTCACGGTGAACGACGCGATGTCGGTGTCGCGGTCGAGCCGCCGCATCGCGATCTGCACGAGGCGAAGCATCTCCGGATAGGAAGTCCCCTGTGACGCCTCTGCTGTCGCGTTCAGCTGGCCCGTGTCATCCGGTGGGAAAAGGCCTTTCGGGATCACGACCCACAACACGACCGTGAACACCAGGACTGCCGCGGAAAACACAAGCGCCACCGGCCGGTGCGTCATGATCCAACTGAGACTTCGCTCATAC
Encoded here:
- a CDS encoding efflux RND transporter permease subunit; protein product: MSLTNLFIKRPVMTTLLMIGILVFGIVSYRQLPVSDLPTVDYPTIGVGANSPGASPETMAATVATPLEKAFSAIAGIDEITSNSSLGSTNITLQFSLDRDLESASQDVNAAISKTMPYLPSNMLPPSAHKHNPSSAPILFLALTSNVLPLTQLDEYAETTIAQRLSMVEGVAQVGVWGSAKYAVRVQLDPQQLASRGIGVSQVANAIRQNNVMLPTGVLYGPDKTLTVQATGQMSNADQFRRLIVTYKNGAAVRLGDLGTVQDDIQNNKTASWVGGERSIGLAVDRQPGTNTVAVATAAKAALAEIEKGLPPTLKLRVQYDRSVSIEQSVSDVKLSLLVALALVILVIFLFLRNVVATLIPTLTLPMSIIGTFSVMKVLGFSIDNLSLMALTLAVGFVVDDAIVMLENIVRHVEMGRQPMEAALEGAQEVGFTILSMTLSLAAVFIPLMFMGGIIGQLFKEFAITIAVAILVSGLVSLTLTPMLCSRLLKPHGAQQHGRLFLATERLFDASLGAYERSLSWIMTHRPVALVFSAAVLVFTVVLWVVIPKGLFPPDDTGQLNATAEASQGTSYPEMLRLVQIAMRRLDRDTDIASFTVNVGGGMGSSNQAQFNLTLKPEGQRPSADMMVNELMRRMSGIPGLAFYVQNPPAIRIGGRSAKSQYQFTLRGPDIDELYRQASRFMTLLEREPMLTGVTSDLLNRSPLLKVHIDRARALSLGVTPQAIEQALANAFNQQQISTIYTPTNEYWVVMETVPSAQLDAHSLEQFFVPAAGGKQVPLTDVAYFEHTTGPLSVAHSGQMASVTLSFNLAPNVSLGAAVDGVNRLARQNLPATITTGFSGQAQAFEASQKGLGLLLLITVFVIYIILGILYESFIHPITILTGLPFAAFGALFALWVAHLELGVYGYVGIVMLIGIVKKNAIMMIDFAIARERAERVSPAKAIVEAASVRFRPIMMTTVSAIAGTLPIAIGVGASAASRRPLGIAVVGGLAFSQIVTLYVTPVFYTYLDELQAWAGKTLRRRAATGELAPVGAD